The Tumebacillus sp. BK434 genome has a segment encoding these proteins:
- a CDS encoding bifunctional GNAT family N-acetyltransferase/carbon-nitrogen hydrolase family protein: MSDIDLSKFEKKMILRNIEREDFEELIALQKICFPNMDLWKIEQLQSHLRHFPEGQFCVEYENKIIGSCSSLIVDFNEYNAQHTWNEITDHGYIRNHDPEGFNLYGMEVMVHPDYRRMKIGRRLYEARKKLAQELNLKSIIIGGRIPNYHLYADKMSPRQYVEEVMAHNIYDPVLTFQLMNGFMVKRINTHYLDDDKQSLQYATLMEWNNVDYLPQTRKQFKTSFPVRICVIQYMMKKIESFDDFAQQCEYYVDVASNYGSDFAVFPEIFTMQLLSFLDEKTPSVAVRKLTAYTEDYLHLMTSLAVKYNVNIVGGSHFVEEDHHIYNIAYLFRRDGTIERQYKIHITPNETKWWGVQPGDDIRVFDTDCGKIAILVCYDIEFPELARIVTQKGANIIFTPFNTEDRQGYLRVRTCSQARAIENQVYTVISGTVGNLSHVENMDIQYAQSGIFTPSDYSFPRDGIVGMCSENIETVVVGDIDLELLRRTRKSGSVTQLRDRRLDLYEVKLKNLDK; the protein is encoded by the coding sequence ATGTCAGACATTGACCTTTCAAAATTTGAGAAAAAGATGATCCTGCGCAACATCGAGCGTGAAGACTTCGAAGAGCTGATCGCGTTGCAAAAGATCTGTTTTCCCAATATGGATCTGTGGAAGATCGAGCAGCTCCAAAGCCATCTGCGCCATTTTCCGGAAGGGCAGTTCTGTGTGGAATACGAAAACAAAATCATCGGCTCCTGCTCCAGTCTGATCGTCGATTTTAACGAATATAACGCCCAACACACCTGGAACGAGATCACCGATCACGGCTACATCCGCAACCACGACCCGGAAGGCTTCAACCTGTATGGCATGGAAGTCATGGTGCACCCCGATTACCGCCGGATGAAGATCGGGCGCCGCCTGTACGAAGCGCGCAAGAAGCTCGCGCAGGAACTGAACCTGAAGAGCATCATCATCGGCGGGCGCATCCCCAACTACCACCTCTACGCCGACAAGATGTCGCCGCGCCAGTATGTCGAAGAGGTGATGGCGCACAACATCTACGACCCGGTGCTGACGTTTCAACTGATGAACGGCTTTATGGTGAAACGCATCAACACGCATTACCTCGATGATGACAAACAGTCGCTGCAGTACGCCACCCTGATGGAGTGGAACAACGTCGACTACCTGCCCCAGACGCGCAAGCAGTTCAAAACGTCGTTCCCGGTGCGCATCTGCGTGATCCAATACATGATGAAAAAGATCGAGAGCTTCGACGATTTCGCCCAGCAGTGCGAGTACTACGTTGATGTTGCGTCCAACTACGGTTCCGACTTCGCCGTGTTCCCGGAGATCTTCACGATGCAGCTCCTGTCCTTTTTGGACGAAAAAACGCCGAGCGTCGCCGTGCGCAAGCTGACCGCATACACGGAGGACTATCTGCACCTGATGACCTCGCTCGCCGTCAAATACAACGTCAACATCGTCGGCGGCTCGCATTTCGTAGAAGAAGACCACCACATTTACAACATCGCCTATCTGTTCCGCCGCGACGGGACGATCGAGCGGCAGTACAAGATCCACATCACCCCGAACGAAACCAAATGGTGGGGCGTGCAGCCGGGCGACGACATCCGCGTCTTTGACACCGACTGCGGGAAGATCGCAATCCTCGTCTGCTACGATATCGAGTTCCCTGAGCTCGCCCGCATCGTCACCCAAAAAGGGGCAAACATCATCTTCACCCCGTTCAACACCGAAGACCGCCAAGGCTACCTTCGCGTGCGCACCTGCTCGCAGGCCCGCGCCATCGAAAACCAAGTTTACACCGTCATTTCCGGCACCGTCGGCAACCTGTCACATGTCGAGAACATGGACATCCAATACGCCCAGTCGGGCATCTTCACTCCGTCCGACTACTCCTTCCCCCGCGACGGCATCGTCGGCATGTGCAGCGAAAACATCGAGACGGTGGTGGTCGGGGATATCGACTTGGAACTGCTGCGTCGCACAAGAAAGTCGGGCAGCGTGACGCAACTGCGGGATCGCAGGCTGGATCTGTATGAGGTGAAGCTGAAGAATCTGGACAAATAG
- a CDS encoding DRTGG domain-containing protein: protein MSTTKHEQILKYIEDLDVGNKISVRQIAKVMEVSEGTAYRAIKEAETRGIVSTIERVGTVRIEKKQKKNIERLTFAEVVNIVEGTVLGGKEGLHKTLSKFVIGAMEVDAMLRYIDRDSLMIVGNREQVHKISLEHGAAVLITGGFDTTDDVKVLADQLQLPIISSAYDSFTIATLINRAIYDRLIKKEILLVEDILPANVIPDVMYVGDTVQSWYRMVEATGHTRFPVLDGGERLIGIVTSKDVTGHDLDEPIERVMTRSPISASGRTTVAYAAHMMVWEGFELLPVVDHKRLVGVISRQDVIRAMQHIQNQPQVAQTIQDIILSHFKEESCDGKSVGLSGVVTPQMTNQMGTMGPGVLMTLINEAGTLAIRRLKNSDMVVENVSVYFLKPIQIDSPVSVRATVVDFGRKFGKVDVEISSHGDLMGKALYTAQVLER, encoded by the coding sequence ATGAGTACGACCAAACATGAGCAGATACTAAAATATATTGAAGATTTGGATGTCGGCAATAAGATTTCCGTCCGTCAGATCGCCAAAGTGATGGAGGTCAGCGAAGGCACCGCCTACCGCGCGATCAAGGAAGCGGAGACGCGGGGCATCGTCTCGACGATCGAGCGGGTCGGGACGGTGCGGATCGAGAAGAAACAGAAGAAGAACATTGAGCGACTCACGTTCGCCGAGGTCGTCAACATCGTCGAAGGCACGGTGCTTGGCGGCAAGGAAGGGCTGCACAAGACGCTGAGCAAGTTCGTGATCGGCGCGATGGAAGTGGACGCGATGCTCCGCTACATCGACCGCGACTCGCTGATGATCGTCGGCAACCGCGAGCAGGTGCATAAGATCTCGCTGGAGCATGGGGCGGCGGTGCTGATCACAGGCGGTTTTGACACGACCGACGATGTGAAGGTGCTGGCCGATCAACTGCAGCTGCCGATCATCTCGTCGGCGTACGATTCGTTTACGATTGCGACGCTGATCAACCGGGCGATCTATGACCGCTTGATCAAGAAGGAGATCTTGCTGGTGGAGGACATCCTGCCGGCGAATGTGATTCCCGATGTGATGTATGTGGGGGACACCGTGCAGTCATGGTACAGGATGGTGGAAGCGACAGGCCATACGCGGTTTCCCGTGCTGGACGGCGGGGAGCGGCTGATCGGGATCGTGACGTCAAAAGATGTGACCGGGCATGACCTCGACGAGCCGATCGAGCGGGTGATGACGCGAAGCCCGATCAGCGCCTCGGGGCGGACGACAGTAGCTTATGCGGCGCACATGATGGTCTGGGAAGGATTTGAGCTGCTCCCGGTCGTCGATCACAAGCGGCTGGTCGGTGTGATCTCGCGCCAGGACGTGATCCGCGCCATGCAGCACATCCAGAACCAGCCGCAAGTGGCGCAGACGATCCAAGACATCATCCTGAGCCATTTCAAGGAAGAATCATGCGACGGCAAAAGCGTCGGGCTCTCCGGCGTCGTCACCCCGCAGATGACCAACCAGATGGGCACGATGGGCCCGGGCGTGCTGATGACCCTGATCAACGAAGCGGGGACGCTTGCGATCCGCCGCTTGAAAAATTCGGACATGGTCGTCGAAAACGTCTCGGTCTATTTCCTCAAGCCGATCCAGATCGATTCTCCCGTCTCCGTCCGTGCCACCGTCGTCGACTTCGGCCGCAAGTTCGGCAAAGTCGACGTCGAAATCTCCAGCCACGGCGACCTGATGGGCAAAGCCCTTTATACGGCGCAGGTATTGGAGAGATGA
- a CDS encoding DUF3243 domain-containing protein yields MSVLSNFDQWKEFLGDRVSQAVDAGMSNEKISNVAYRVGEYLADKVDPKNEQERLLQEMWNVSGEEERHALARVMVNLVAKH; encoded by the coding sequence ATGTCCGTTCTGAGCAACTTCGATCAATGGAAAGAGTTCCTGGGCGACCGCGTCTCCCAAGCGGTCGATGCCGGCATGTCCAACGAGAAGATTTCCAACGTCGCGTATCGCGTTGGCGAGTACCTCGCTGATAAAGTGGACCCGAAAAATGAACAAGAGCGTCTGCTGCAAGAGATGTGGAATGTCAGCGGCGAAGAAGAGCGCCACGCGCTGGCTCGCGTGATGGTCAATCTGGTCGCCAAACACTAA
- a CDS encoding metal-dependent hydrolase produces MKVTNLGHACTLVEAGDYKVIIDPFLNYNPQATVKPADVKVNAVLITHAHGDHVGDAVEIAKNNDCPIIANHEIASYLEAKHGVKAHGMHIGGAFQFDFGRVKLTQAFHGSAFELPNGDLVYGGMPAGILLTMGGKTFYHAGDTGLFGDMKLIGELNKIDVAALPIGDNYTMGPDDALLAASWIKAGVTYPIHYNTFPPIKQDAHAWVERLREYDLKGVVLASNESVEV; encoded by the coding sequence ATGAAAGTTACGAATTTGGGACATGCATGCACCTTGGTTGAAGCTGGGGACTACAAAGTGATCATCGATCCGTTTTTGAACTACAATCCCCAAGCGACCGTGAAGCCGGCCGACGTGAAGGTCAACGCCGTGCTGATCACACACGCGCATGGCGACCATGTCGGCGATGCGGTGGAGATCGCGAAAAACAACGACTGCCCGATCATCGCCAACCACGAGATCGCGTCCTATCTCGAAGCGAAGCATGGCGTGAAAGCGCACGGCATGCACATCGGCGGCGCGTTTCAATTTGATTTTGGACGCGTCAAGCTGACGCAGGCGTTTCATGGCTCTGCGTTTGAGCTGCCGAACGGCGATCTGGTCTACGGAGGCATGCCGGCCGGCATTTTGCTGACGATGGGCGGCAAGACGTTTTACCACGCCGGCGACACCGGCCTGTTTGGGGACATGAAGCTGATCGGCGAGCTGAACAAGATCGACGTCGCGGCACTCCCGATCGGGGATAACTACACGATGGGCCCGGACGACGCGCTGCTGGCCGCTTCGTGGATCAAGGCGGGCGTGACCTATCCGATCCACTACAACACCTTCCCGCCGATCAAGCAAGACGCGCACGCATGGGTGGAGCGCCTGCGCGAGTATGATCTGAAAGGCGTTGTGCTCGCTTCGAACGAGTCGGTCGAAGTGTAA
- a CDS encoding YlbF family regulator: protein MNPYDKAHELARALQSSQEFQLLHDLKKCVDQDPAVKKMLDDFRRRQWDLETRRLMGEEIIESDLEQMTRLQEALSVNETARRYLEAEYRFGMIYSDVHKILGEAVRDVIAQPETM, encoded by the coding sequence ATGAATCCATATGACAAAGCACACGAACTGGCTCGCGCGCTGCAGAGCTCGCAGGAGTTTCAGCTTTTGCATGACTTGAAAAAGTGCGTGGATCAAGATCCGGCCGTCAAAAAGATGCTGGATGATTTTCGCCGCCGCCAGTGGGATCTGGAAACGCGCAGGCTGATGGGGGAAGAGATCATCGAAAGCGATCTCGAACAGATGACCCGCCTGCAGGAAGCGCTTTCCGTGAATGAGACGGCCCGCCGTTATCTGGAGGCGGAGTACCGGTTTGGCATGATCTATTCTGATGTGCACAAAATTCTCGGCGAAGCGGTGCGTGACGTGATCGCACAGCCGGAGACGATGTAA
- a CDS encoding DUF445 family protein, with protein MKVLFITVSVGALIGLFTNWLAIVMLFRPWTERRLFGMRLPLTPGLIPRRQNELAEKLGEIVEQDLLTPEGLAKSLSRPDLEYAVKRAGINALAKRLNETPTAGQLAGHLFGPDVLEKASGWMVGRAVSFLQSDAGRQRLEGLADGLFDHLRGTLAKEEVRRELARGFAVPLHANLSSGQVTWEEALPEGTRAILEDRLRAQVEPLLEGAARWMQEPQVVQAISEMLQDKVKNIPLLGPMAVGFLTPERVAGDIVPRLQAVLVSSSVRELVQARLQDGIGKFWSKPIGSYISRMSADDVAVLLEKVLGVVLERALSEEAAAKDLFKSMVVNGLLAGANHQTVGDLVHRLVEGLAAYNVRELYITHTEEFDRVFMKGWRWLRGELIEAMPALLDALALRQVVRDQIASYPIPTLEKLILTVVNKELRMITILGGVLGGIIGLVQALLVL; from the coding sequence ATGAAAGTGTTGTTCATCACCGTGAGTGTGGGTGCCTTGATCGGGCTGTTTACGAATTGGCTAGCGATCGTCATGCTGTTTCGCCCGTGGACCGAACGGCGGCTGTTCGGCATGCGGCTGCCGCTGACGCCGGGGTTGATCCCGCGCCGCCAGAACGAACTGGCCGAAAAGCTGGGCGAGATCGTCGAGCAGGATCTGCTGACGCCGGAAGGGCTCGCCAAGTCGCTCTCCCGGCCCGATCTGGAATATGCGGTCAAGCGGGCGGGCATCAACGCACTGGCCAAACGCCTCAACGAGACGCCGACGGCCGGGCAGCTCGCCGGGCATCTGTTTGGACCGGATGTGCTCGAGAAAGCGTCCGGCTGGATGGTCGGGCGGGCGGTCAGCTTTTTGCAAAGCGATGCGGGCAGACAACGGCTGGAAGGGCTGGCCGACGGACTGTTCGATCATCTGCGCGGCACGCTCGCGAAGGAAGAAGTGCGCCGGGAACTGGCGCGTGGATTTGCGGTGCCGCTTCACGCCAACCTTTCCAGCGGGCAGGTGACGTGGGAGGAAGCGTTGCCGGAAGGGACGCGTGCGATTCTGGAAGACCGCCTGCGGGCGCAGGTCGAACCGCTGCTCGAAGGGGCGGCGCGCTGGATGCAGGAACCGCAGGTGGTGCAGGCGATCTCAGAGATGCTGCAGGACAAAGTGAAGAACATTCCGTTGCTCGGCCCGATGGCGGTCGGCTTTTTGACGCCGGAGCGGGTGGCGGGTGACATCGTGCCGCGCCTGCAGGCGGTGCTCGTCTCCTCCAGCGTGCGCGAACTGGTCCAAGCCCGCCTGCAGGACGGGATCGGCAAGTTCTGGAGCAAGCCGATCGGCAGCTACATCTCCCGCATGTCGGCCGATGATGTGGCCGTGCTGTTGGAAAAAGTGCTCGGTGTGGTGCTGGAGCGGGCCTTGTCGGAGGAAGCTGCCGCAAAGGACCTGTTCAAAAGCATGGTCGTAAACGGTCTGCTGGCTGGCGCAAATCACCAGACGGTCGGCGACCTTGTGCACCGTCTGGTCGAAGGACTGGCCGCATACAACGTGCGCGAGCTGTACATCACGCATACGGAGGAGTTCGACCGCGTGTTCATGAAAGGATGGCGCTGGCTGCGCGGCGAGCTGATCGAAGCGATGCCTGCACTGCTCGATGCGCTGGCCTTGCGCCAAGTGGTGCGCGATCAGATCGCCTCTTATCCGATCCCGACGCTGGAAAAGCTGATCCTGACCGTCGTCAACAAAGAGCTGCGCATGATCACGATCCTCGGCGGGGTGCTCGGCGGGATCATCGGTCTGGTGCAGGCGCTGCTCGTGTTGTAG
- a CDS encoding YheC/YheD family protein, with protein MNKQRPLFGVITTTVAHRHRSTRSRVAYQPGATWQDLEQRADELGLTTCLFRPEDLDMKRARVHGWVCSRTQGSGDQGSKVWRRVNCPLPDVVYENVFVHLSKTRVVKQVRNYFQQRQIPVFNPRLGDKAELADWLRHYPELWKHHPETVLLTSPKEVSGLLQRYPSVYLKPVLGSAGQGIIEIRQTGTGRYRVSAVKYGKDKRFFTKELTNAKVLEFVKRERKRLRYIVQAGCELLWVSDGKIDLRTHLQRNLQGEWELVGLIVKRGSPGSIVSNYHAGGSVHSWEWLKKWAENQGVGLPRRRAVIELSKEICAAYAVKHPHLASLGLDLGIDRDGKIWLLDVNARPGRNILEREQKGQCQKLNAEFAKFLCYNMEKGAEEQVDDKENGRVGANPDRRAVFGLDPDQHRHDGQR; from the coding sequence ATGAACAAACAGCGCCCGCTGTTCGGCGTCATCACGACGACCGTCGCCCACCGTCACCGCTCAACACGAAGTCGGGTAGCGTATCAACCAGGCGCGACTTGGCAGGATCTAGAACAGCGCGCCGATGAACTTGGTTTGACAACCTGTCTCTTCCGGCCGGAAGATCTCGATATGAAACGAGCGCGCGTGCACGGATGGGTCTGTTCCCGCACACAAGGCTCCGGGGATCAGGGGTCGAAAGTCTGGCGGCGCGTCAACTGCCCGTTGCCCGATGTGGTCTATGAAAATGTCTTTGTGCATCTCAGCAAAACGCGTGTCGTCAAACAAGTGCGAAACTATTTTCAGCAACGACAGATTCCGGTGTTCAACCCCCGCCTCGGCGACAAGGCGGAGCTGGCCGATTGGCTGCGACACTACCCCGAGCTGTGGAAACACCATCCGGAAACGGTGCTGTTGACCTCCCCGAAAGAGGTGTCCGGCCTGCTGCAGCGCTATCCGTCCGTCTATCTCAAACCGGTGCTCGGCAGCGCAGGACAAGGCATCATCGAAATTCGACAAACAGGCACAGGCCGCTACCGGGTCAGCGCTGTCAAATATGGCAAAGACAAACGCTTTTTCACCAAGGAGCTGACGAACGCCAAGGTACTGGAGTTTGTGAAAAGGGAGCGAAAGCGCCTGCGCTATATTGTACAGGCCGGGTGTGAACTGCTCTGGGTCTCCGATGGCAAGATCGACCTGCGCACCCATCTGCAGCGCAATCTGCAAGGCGAATGGGAACTGGTCGGGCTGATCGTCAAGCGGGGCAGCCCGGGCTCGATCGTCTCCAATTACCATGCGGGCGGCTCGGTCCACTCTTGGGAATGGCTGAAAAAATGGGCGGAGAATCAAGGTGTCGGCCTGCCGCGCCGCCGGGCCGTGATCGAGCTGTCAAAGGAGATCTGTGCTGCTTATGCTGTCAAACATCCCCATCTTGCCTCGCTGGGGCTCGATCTCGGCATCGACCGGGACGGCAAGATCTGGCTGCTCGATGTCAACGCCCGCCCTGGCCGCAACATCTTGGAGCGGGAGCAAAAAGGGCAATGCCAGAAGCTGAACGCAGAATTTGCTAAATTCTTATGCTATAATATGGAAAAAGGGGCAGAGGAGCAGGTGGATGATAAAGAAAATGGTCGCGTGGGGGCTAACCCTGATCGGCGTGCTGTTTTTGGTCTCGATCCTGATCAACATCGTCACGACGGGCAGCGATAA
- a CDS encoding M4 family metallopeptidase, whose protein sequence is MSRINKVTAFAVMSTMVLTLAAGNASAAPAGKDKAIDKKEKQVQALSKIAPQAVSWNDNKGVPTFVTGKLSDKKLSNANDAVSFLEENKSIFDMDSATGELSLLTSAQDELGTKMFKFQQQFQGIPVFGHELIVHADKNGVVTSINGYYDPEVKRSDVKAKEKLSVDEAIAAAKANTGLSGIQNFSIAKGDKYFYQAKNGKYHLIYLVTLSTTEGAAPAYWDVFVDAQTGKVVDKLNKSAHAHAVGTGTGVNGATRSLNTDSYSGGYYLRDVSKPMFATGGKIETYTANYTSTYPGTLMTDADNVWTDPAAVDAHYHSGQVYDYYYNKHNRNSYDGVGGTMKSTVHYGRNYVNAFWDGTQMVYGDGDGRDFIAFSAALDVVGHEITHGVTERTANLVYSYQSGALNESWSDVLGNLIENKPDDLWLVGEDIYTPGIANDALRSMSNPTLYGDPAHMDQYVNTSSDNGGVHTNSGIPNKAFYNFVTTSGITRDNAGKVWYRALTQYLTSNSQFIDAKNATVQAATDLFGASSAEVTAVSNAWTAVGVGVPNTGDAYEPNDSRATAYGPITSGTVYNGKISTSSDQDWFKFTTSASGTISVTLTNLPGDYDLYLYNSAGTEVAKSWNSGTSNESISYNSTASGDYYVKVVGYSGAMSTSVAYALKATYPNGTPTTGQWYYETMAFNTPHPYSNSTTYAAHTYTKTGAQQVALHFSRFETESGYDKVTIKDKNGTVIFTYSGTKAAFWAIVDGDKISSTLTTDYSVTGWGYSIDQVGYFSTAPLFGAVSTTSTDPIIGN, encoded by the coding sequence ATGTCCCGGATTAACAAAGTGACGGCGTTTGCCGTCATGTCCACCATGGTGCTGACTTTGGCTGCAGGAAACGCCTCGGCCGCACCGGCCGGCAAAGACAAAGCGATCGACAAAAAAGAGAAGCAAGTGCAGGCGCTCTCGAAGATTGCGCCGCAAGCGGTCTCTTGGAACGACAACAAGGGCGTTCCGACGTTTGTGACCGGCAAGCTGTCCGACAAGAAACTGAGCAACGCAAACGATGCGGTGTCGTTCCTCGAAGAGAACAAATCGATCTTCGACATGGACTCGGCGACAGGCGAGCTGAGCCTGCTCACCTCGGCCCAAGACGAGCTCGGCACCAAGATGTTCAAGTTCCAACAGCAGTTCCAAGGCATTCCGGTCTTCGGTCACGAGCTGATCGTACACGCTGACAAAAACGGCGTGGTCACCTCGATCAATGGCTACTACGATCCGGAAGTGAAGCGCTCCGACGTGAAAGCGAAAGAAAAGCTCAGCGTCGATGAAGCGATCGCTGCTGCCAAAGCTAATACCGGGCTATCCGGCATCCAGAACTTTAGCATCGCCAAAGGCGACAAGTATTTCTATCAGGCGAAAAACGGCAAGTACCATCTCATCTATCTCGTCACACTCTCCACGACGGAAGGAGCAGCGCCGGCCTATTGGGATGTGTTTGTGGATGCACAGACCGGCAAAGTGGTTGACAAGCTGAACAAATCGGCTCATGCCCATGCGGTCGGCACCGGCACCGGCGTCAACGGAGCAACCCGCTCGCTGAACACCGACTCCTACTCCGGCGGCTACTATCTGCGCGACGTCAGCAAGCCGATGTTTGCAACTGGCGGCAAGATCGAAACCTACACCGCCAACTACACTTCGACCTACCCGGGCACGCTGATGACCGATGCGGACAACGTGTGGACCGACCCGGCTGCTGTGGATGCGCACTATCACTCCGGCCAAGTCTACGACTACTACTACAACAAGCACAACCGCAACTCGTATGACGGCGTCGGCGGCACGATGAAATCGACCGTGCACTACGGCCGCAACTACGTCAACGCTTTCTGGGACGGCACGCAGATGGTGTATGGCGACGGCGACGGCCGAGATTTTATCGCCTTCTCCGCAGCGCTCGACGTCGTCGGCCACGAGATCACCCACGGGGTGACCGAACGCACGGCAAACCTCGTCTACTCCTACCAGTCTGGCGCGCTCAACGAGTCCTGGTCGGACGTGCTGGGCAACCTGATCGAAAACAAGCCGGACGACCTCTGGCTGGTCGGCGAAGACATCTACACGCCGGGCATTGCTAACGATGCACTGCGCTCGATGTCCAACCCGACGCTGTACGGCGATCCGGCACACATGGATCAATATGTGAACACCTCCAGCGACAACGGCGGCGTGCACACCAACTCCGGCATCCCGAACAAAGCGTTCTACAACTTCGTCACCACCAGCGGCATCACCCGTGACAACGCGGGAAAAGTCTGGTACCGCGCCCTGACGCAATACCTGACTTCAAACTCGCAGTTCATCGACGCGAAAAACGCCACCGTGCAAGCGGCGACCGACCTGTTTGGCGCCAGCTCCGCAGAGGTGACCGCTGTCAGCAACGCATGGACCGCTGTCGGCGTCGGCGTACCGAACACCGGCGACGCCTATGAGCCGAACGATTCCCGCGCGACGGCGTACGGCCCGATCACGTCCGGCACCGTCTACAACGGCAAGATCTCCACGTCGTCCGACCAAGACTGGTTCAAATTCACGACCAGCGCTTCCGGCACGATCTCCGTGACCTTGACCAACTTGCCGGGCGACTACGACCTGTACTTGTACAACTCCGCCGGCACCGAAGTGGCGAAGTCCTGGAACAGCGGCACCTCGAACGAGTCGATCTCTTACAACTCGACGGCAAGCGGCGACTATTACGTGAAAGTGGTCGGCTACAGCGGCGCGATGAGCACCTCGGTTGCCTACGCGCTGAAAGCGACCTATCCGAACGGCACGCCGACGACCGGCCAGTGGTACTACGAGACGATGGCGTTCAACACGCCGCACCCGTACAGCAACTCCACCACGTATGCGGCACACACCTACACCAAGACCGGCGCGCAGCAAGTCGCTTTGCACTTCTCTCGTTTTGAAACGGAATCGGGCTATGACAAAGTGACGATCAAGGACAAAAACGGCACCGTCATCTTCACGTACAGCGGCACCAAAGCCGCCTTCTGGGCGATCGTCGACGGCGACAAGATTTCCTCGACCCTGACCACCGACTACTCGGTCACAGGCTGGGGCTACTCGATCGACCAGGTCGGCTACTTCAGCACCGCACCGCTGTTTGGCGCCGTCTCCACCACGTCGACCGATCCAATCATCGGCAACTAA
- the fadH gene encoding 2,4-dienoyl-CoA reductase encodes MKDKVAIVTGGSSGMGKAMAKKFAQEGMNVVITGRTKEKLEAAKGEIEALGGGQVLTVEMDVRDPELVQKMVKETKDAFGSIDFLVNNAAGNFIVPAEKMSINAWNSVINIVLNGTFYCSQAVGKEWIENGQKGSILNMLATYAWTAGAGVAHSAAAKAGVQSLTRTLAVEWGSRYGIRVNAIAPGPIAETGGAEKLFLSEAMHQATLESVPLGRLGRVEEIANLAYFLLSPQAEYINGDTITMDGGQWLNRMPF; translated from the coding sequence GTGAAAGACAAGGTGGCAATCGTCACAGGCGGCAGCAGCGGCATGGGCAAAGCGATGGCGAAAAAGTTCGCGCAAGAAGGCATGAACGTCGTCATCACCGGCCGGACGAAAGAGAAGCTGGAGGCGGCGAAAGGGGAGATCGAAGCGCTTGGCGGCGGACAGGTGTTGACCGTCGAGATGGACGTGCGCGACCCGGAACTGGTGCAAAAGATGGTCAAGGAGACCAAGGACGCTTTTGGCAGCATCGATTTTCTCGTCAACAATGCGGCGGGCAACTTCATCGTCCCGGCTGAGAAGATGTCGATCAACGCCTGGAACTCGGTGATCAACATCGTGCTCAACGGCACGTTCTACTGCTCGCAGGCGGTGGGCAAAGAGTGGATCGAAAACGGGCAGAAAGGCAGCATCTTGAACATGCTCGCCACCTACGCCTGGACGGCCGGCGCCGGCGTCGCTCACTCGGCGGCAGCAAAAGCGGGCGTGCAGTCGCTGACCCGGACCCTGGCTGTCGAGTGGGGCAGCCGCTACGGCATCCGTGTCAACGCCATCGCGCCGGGCCCGATCGCCGAGACGGGAGGCGCGGAAAAGCTGTTCCTGTCCGAAGCGATGCACCAAGCGACGCTGGAATCCGTTCCGCTCGGCCGTCTCGGACGCGTCGAGGAGATCGCCAACCTCGCCTACTTCCTGCTCTCGCCGCAAGCGGAGTATATCAATGGTGACACGATCACGATGGATGGCGGGCAATGGCTCAACCGCATGCCGTTCTAA
- a CDS encoding DUF92 domain-containing protein — protein sequence MNWILGLCGSALIAFLAYQKRSLTLSGALAAVLVGTVLYGAGSLPWFGTLILFFLSSTLLTKWKTNAKSELEANYEKTGRRDAGQVFANGGLGVLLCLLAWLWPHPLWWWAFLGVMATVNADTWATEVGGLSKRPPRFLLTLRQVAPGTSGGVSGLGLLASLLGGLFIGGSAWGLSLGTDLAEHRYALLWIGGAAGLFGSLFDSLLGATLQAMFKCPVCGKETERREHCKTPTLHLRGLPFLSNDLVNLAASAFGGAVAVWCYILFYNL from the coding sequence ATGAATTGGATACTCGGGCTCTGCGGGAGCGCGCTGATCGCCTTTTTGGCTTATCAAAAACGGTCGCTGACGCTGTCCGGTGCGCTGGCAGCCGTGCTGGTCGGCACGGTGCTGTATGGGGCGGGCAGCTTGCCGTGGTTCGGCACGTTGATCTTGTTTTTCCTCTCCTCCACCTTGCTCACGAAATGGAAAACGAACGCCAAGTCCGAACTGGAAGCCAACTATGAAAAGACCGGCCGACGGGATGCCGGACAGGTCTTTGCCAACGGCGGGCTTGGCGTGCTGCTTTGCCTGCTGGCCTGGCTCTGGCCGCATCCGCTGTGGTGGTGGGCGTTTCTGGGCGTGATGGCGACGGTGAACGCCGATACTTGGGCGACCGAGGTCGGCGGTCTCAGCAAACGACCGCCGCGCTTTTTATTGACGCTGCGCCAGGTGGCGCCGGGCACCTCGGGCGGTGTGTCGGGTCTCGGGCTGCTGGCTTCACTGCTTGGCGGACTGTTCATCGGCGGATCGGCCTGGGGCTTGTCGCTCGGCACCGACCTCGCGGAGCACCGCTATGCGCTGCTCTGGATCGGCGGCGCGGCGGGACTTTTCGGATCGCTGTTCGACTCGCTGCTCGGCGCGACCCTGCAAGCGATGTTCAAATGCCCTGTCTGCGGCAAGGAGACGGAGCGGCGCGAGCATTGCAAAACGCCGACCCTGCATCTGCGCGGCCTTCCCTTTTTGTCGAACGATCTGGTCAACCTCGCTGCTTCCGCGTTTGGCGGCGCGGTTGCGGTCTGGTGTTACATCTTGTTTTACAATCTGTAA